The Borreliella mayonii genome has a segment encoding these proteins:
- a CDS encoding MBL fold metallo-hydrolase, with product MVGTFLGTGASSGVPMLNCSCRVCTSSFSKNKRLRSSFFLKLSSGIKLLIDTGPDIRQQLLRENIDRFDLVLYTHEHYDHIMGFDDIKFYTRATPLNIYARDTTMVHIMNAFPHNFSSKPSLSGKADIIPNVVKDFEPIFFKGLKIVPIPLIHGEIVSLGYRVGNLAYLTDVKSIPEASYDYLENLDLLIIDAMRIKPHPTHLNFSEAIREIKKINPKVSYFTHIAHDIMHEEFDYLEKDNIYLAYDGLKIYI from the coding sequence ATGGTCGGAACCTTTTTAGGAACTGGTGCTTCAAGTGGTGTTCCTATGTTAAATTGTAGCTGTAGAGTCTGTACTTCAAGTTTTAGCAAAAATAAAAGATTGAGAAGTTCTTTTTTCCTTAAGTTATCTTCTGGTATTAAATTGTTGATTGATACAGGGCCTGATATTAGACAACAACTTTTAAGAGAGAATATAGATAGGTTTGATTTAGTGCTTTACACACATGAACATTATGATCATATTATGGGTTTTGATGATATAAAGTTTTATACACGAGCTACTCCTTTAAATATTTATGCTAGAGATACTACTATGGTTCACATAATGAATGCTTTTCCACACAATTTTTCATCCAAACCTTCTTTAAGTGGAAAAGCAGACATTATTCCTAATGTGGTTAAAGATTTTGAGCCTATTTTTTTTAAAGGTCTAAAGATAGTACCAATTCCTTTAATTCATGGAGAGATAGTTAGCTTAGGCTATAGGGTGGGCAATTTAGCGTATCTTACTGATGTTAAATCTATTCCTGAAGCGTCCTATGATTATTTAGAAAATTTAGATCTACTTATAATAGATGCTATGAGGATTAAGCCCCATCCGACCCATCTAAATTTTTCAGAAGCTATTCGTGAGATTAAAAAAATCAATCCCAAGGTTTCTTACTTTACGCATATTGCACACGATATAATGCATGAAGAATTTGATTATTTGGAAAAAGACAATATCTATTTAGCTTATGATGGATTGAAGATTTATATTTGA
- the xth gene encoding exodeoxyribonuclease III codes for MKLISWNVNGIRAVLKKGFLEFIKEYTPDILCVQETKALREQLPKDLILENYYSYFSKSKIKGYSGVCIYSKVKPIAVNLLGKEIFDNEGRGLVAYYDDFVLINGYFPNSQALRKRLVYKLDFLSYVENLIDSLVGGGKNVVICGDFNIAHTEIDLVSPDSNRDSPGYYIEETTWLDSFLNKGYVDTFRIFNKEPGCYTWWSYRARARERNMGWRIDYFIVNEFFKRNVKKSLILDKVMGSDHCPVFLELAYVVS; via the coding sequence ATGAAATTAATTTCATGGAATGTAAATGGAATTAGAGCTGTTTTAAAGAAAGGTTTTCTTGAGTTTATAAAAGAATATACTCCAGATATTTTGTGTGTTCAAGAAACTAAAGCTTTAAGAGAACAGTTGCCAAAGGATTTAATTCTTGAAAATTATTATTCTTATTTTTCAAAGTCAAAGATTAAAGGCTATAGTGGCGTTTGTATTTACTCTAAAGTTAAGCCTATTGCTGTAAATTTACTTGGAAAAGAAATTTTTGACAATGAAGGTAGAGGTCTTGTAGCATACTATGATGATTTTGTGTTAATTAATGGTTATTTTCCTAATTCTCAAGCTTTAAGAAAAAGACTTGTTTATAAACTTGATTTTTTATCTTATGTTGAGAATCTTATAGATTCTCTTGTGGGTGGTGGAAAAAATGTAGTAATTTGTGGTGATTTTAATATTGCTCATACTGAGATTGACCTTGTAAGTCCTGATTCTAATAGAGACTCTCCCGGATATTATATTGAAGAAACGACTTGGCTAGATAGCTTTTTAAACAAAGGATATGTGGATACATTTAGGATATTCAACAAGGAGCCTGGTTGTTATACTTGGTGGAGCTATAGAGCAAGAGCTAGGGAGAGGAATATGGGTTGGAGAATTGATTATTTTATTGTTAATGAATTTTTTAAGAGAAATGTTAAAAAATCTCTAATTTTAGACAAAGTAATGGGAAGTGATCATTGTCCTGTTTTTTTAGAGTTAGCCTATGTAGTTAGCTAA
- a CDS encoding M16 family metallopeptidase: protein MNYQRIKNYFKFTSVFLFFLFSCVSNELKLDQSLVKGKLVNGLKYYIYKNQTPKNAVNMGIVFNVGSLNEEDNERGIAHYLEHMAFNGTKDYPRNSIVDVLKKFGMQFGADINAATSFDFTYYRLDLSDGNNKDEIDESINILRNWASQISFMKEEIDLERNIIIEEKKLGETYPRRIYEKMYKFLTSGSLYEFRNPIGLEEQILSFQPEDFKKFYRKWYRPELASVIVVGDIDPKEIEEKIKKQFISWKSPVDKIKKVEVSLDVELKDKFLLLEDLEVGDPSLMFFKKEIINFVKTKDDLSNAIKRSLLVTLFENRFSELKIAGVKHFKNVSNKDFFSFKSDNNTIVARSISLSFDPDYLNEGIEDFFYELERIRKFGFTQGEFEKVKSQFFKSLELRKKNINKTNSWAIFQDLIEIAIDGSNKFDMNEYCDLSVQYLEKIDLKTINNLVEREFDVKNCAIFYSYRGGSHPVLAFKDIDNLQKTALKRELKSYENSSIEGKFFNKSLDDKDIIRENKFENEISSFVLENGVEVYFKYNDQKKGVIDFSAASWGGLINEDLRLIPVLSFAPGVVSGSGYGDYSALQIEKYLSDKAISLSVSVGAQESYISGSSDKKDLETLFQLIYFTFKEPKIDDVFLQNAINNIKALIKSNENSSNYHFKKAISKFLNNNDPRFEDAKDSDLQYFTKENILSFYKKRFTYANNFKFVFAGDSDIQTIKAYSKKYLGNLSFKEISEYKDLDYSYSKNFNKIVVRKGKNSTSFAYVVYPFKFEYLAETSLNLNALADLLTDGLIKNIREKMSSVYAIQASFDSNLRKNVDSDGILSIFFTTEPKELDNVLNSINRYMIERQKIDFNDKDFSYVKKNYIKNTKINSEKNSYWISNILASLSWYGVFKNNFGVKFVETSLNKDLINEFFKKINLDERAEILLIPE, encoded by the coding sequence ATGAATTATCAAAGAATTAAAAATTATTTTAAATTTACAAGTGTTTTTCTATTTTTTTTGTTTTCCTGTGTTTCTAATGAGTTGAAGTTAGATCAAAGTTTGGTAAAGGGGAAGCTTGTTAATGGGCTAAAATATTATATTTATAAAAATCAAACTCCAAAGAATGCCGTTAATATGGGGATTGTCTTTAATGTAGGCTCTCTTAATGAAGAAGATAATGAGAGGGGAATAGCGCATTATCTTGAACATATGGCTTTCAATGGTACAAAAGATTATCCAAGAAATTCTATTGTTGATGTCCTTAAAAAATTTGGAATGCAATTTGGTGCTGACATTAATGCTGCTACTAGTTTCGATTTCACTTATTATAGGCTTGATTTGTCAGACGGTAATAATAAAGATGAAATTGATGAATCTATAAATATTTTGAGGAACTGGGCTTCTCAAATAAGTTTTATGAAAGAAGAAATAGATTTGGAGCGAAATATTATTATTGAAGAAAAAAAGCTTGGCGAGACTTATCCTAGAAGGATTTATGAAAAAATGTATAAGTTTTTGACAAGTGGAAGTCTTTATGAATTTAGAAATCCTATTGGGCTTGAAGAACAGATTTTGTCTTTTCAACCAGAGGATTTTAAAAAATTTTATCGAAAGTGGTATAGGCCAGAACTTGCAAGCGTTATTGTGGTAGGAGATATTGATCCTAAAGAAATTGAAGAGAAAATAAAAAAACAATTTATTTCCTGGAAAAGTCCGGTCGATAAAATTAAAAAGGTAGAAGTAAGTTTAGATGTGGAGCTTAAAGATAAGTTTTTACTTTTAGAAGATTTGGAAGTAGGGGATCCTAGTTTAATGTTCTTTAAAAAGGAAATTATTAACTTTGTAAAGACTAAGGATGACCTTTCAAATGCTATTAAAAGGTCTTTGTTGGTCACTCTTTTTGAAAATAGATTTTCTGAATTAAAGATTGCTGGGGTAAAGCATTTTAAAAATGTTTCAAATAAAGATTTTTTTTCATTTAAATCAGATAACAATACTATTGTTGCAAGATCTATTTCTTTAAGCTTTGATCCAGATTATTTAAATGAAGGAATAGAAGACTTTTTTTATGAGCTTGAGAGAATAAGAAAATTTGGATTTACCCAGGGTGAGTTTGAAAAAGTTAAATCTCAATTTTTCAAATCTTTAGAATTAAGGAAAAAAAATATAAATAAAACAAATTCATGGGCTATTTTTCAAGATTTGATAGAAATTGCTATTGATGGTTCTAATAAATTTGATATGAATGAATATTGCGATCTTTCTGTTCAATATTTGGAAAAAATTGATTTAAAGACAATAAACAATCTTGTAGAAAGAGAGTTTGATGTTAAAAATTGTGCAATTTTTTATTCTTACCGTGGAGGATCACATCCTGTTTTAGCTTTTAAAGATATTGACAATCTTCAAAAGACAGCTTTAAAAAGAGAGTTAAAGTCTTATGAGAATTCTTCAATTGAAGGTAAATTTTTTAATAAGTCTTTAGATGATAAAGATATTATTAGAGAAAATAAGTTTGAAAATGAAATTTCATCATTTGTTCTTGAAAATGGAGTTGAAGTTTATTTTAAATATAATGATCAAAAAAAGGGAGTAATTGATTTTAGTGCAGCTTCTTGGGGAGGTTTAATTAATGAGGATTTAAGGCTTATTCCTGTTTTGTCTTTTGCGCCTGGAGTAGTATCTGGTTCAGGTTACGGAGATTATTCTGCATTACAGATTGAAAAATATTTATCAGATAAGGCTATTTCTTTAAGTGTTAGTGTTGGAGCTCAAGAATCATATATTTCTGGAAGTTCAGATAAAAAAGATCTTGAAACTCTTTTTCAGCTTATATATTTTACTTTTAAGGAGCCCAAGATAGATGATGTTTTTTTGCAAAATGCTATTAATAATATAAAAGCATTAATAAAAAGCAATGAAAATAGTTCTAATTATCATTTTAAAAAAGCTATTAGTAAATTTTTAAACAATAATGATCCTAGGTTTGAAGATGCAAAAGATAGTGATTTACAATATTTTACAAAAGAAAATATTTTGTCTTTTTATAAGAAAAGGTTTACTTATGCAAATAATTTTAAGTTTGTCTTTGCTGGAGACTCAGATATTCAGACAATAAAGGCGTATTCAAAGAAATATTTAGGGAATCTTAGCTTTAAAGAAATAAGCGAGTATAAAGATTTAGATTATTCTTACAGTAAAAATTTTAATAAAATAGTTGTAAGGAAGGGAAAAAATTCAACTAGCTTTGCTTATGTAGTTTATCCTTTTAAATTTGAGTATTTAGCAGAGACCTCATTAAATTTAAATGCTTTAGCAGATCTTTTAACGGATGGTCTTATAAAAAATATTAGAGAAAAAATGTCTAGTGTTTATGCAATTCAAGCCTCTTTTGACTCTAATTTAAGGAAAAATGTAGATTCCGATGGTATTTTGTCTATTTTTTTTACTACTGAGCCTAAGGAGCTAGATAATGTTTTAAATTCTATTAATCGCTATATGATCGAAAGGCAAAAAATAGATTTTAATGATAAAGATTTTTCTTATGTTAAGAAAAATTATATCAAAAATACAAAAATAAATTCAGAGAAGAATAGTTATTGGATTTCAAATATATTGGCGTCATTATCCTGGTATGGGGTATTTAAAAATAATTTTGGTGTTAAGTTTGTAGAGACAAGCTTAAACAAAGATTTAATAAATGAGTTTTTTAAGAAAATTAATCTTGACGAAAGAGCAGAGATATTATTAATACCTGAATAG
- a CDS encoding tetratricopeptide repeat protein, whose protein sequence is MKFFYLLQITLILLSNSILLFGQSQAIEKEDSLLLYKEGKFKEAILNTSEEIRLNPSNLDARAILIWSLIAIGEYKKAEKEAIIGLGIKKYDIRIIQALGEAYFFQKNYENALKYFQEYISLDSKGARIIKVYNLIADSFYELKRYNEADFAYEHALRFSPNNQNLLIKLARSRINAKNKILAEEALIKLLTISPNNLEAKNLLEELKKSNSKP, encoded by the coding sequence ATGAAATTTTTTTATCTATTACAAATAACTTTAATTCTACTATCCAATTCAATCTTATTATTCGGACAATCACAGGCTATAGAAAAAGAAGACTCTCTTCTTCTATATAAAGAAGGAAAATTTAAAGAAGCTATTTTAAACACGTCAGAAGAAATTCGGCTAAATCCTAGCAACTTAGATGCCAGGGCAATATTGATATGGAGCTTAATAGCCATAGGAGAATACAAGAAAGCTGAAAAAGAAGCAATTATAGGACTTGGTATTAAAAAATATGACATAAGAATTATTCAAGCACTAGGAGAAGCTTATTTTTTTCAAAAAAATTATGAAAATGCATTAAAATACTTTCAAGAATACATTAGCCTTGATTCTAAAGGAGCAAGAATAATAAAAGTTTACAATTTGATCGCAGATTCTTTCTATGAGCTAAAAAGATATAATGAAGCAGATTTTGCATACGAACATGCATTACGATTTTCTCCTAATAACCAAAATCTATTAATAAAATTAGCAAGATCAAGAATAAATGCAAAAAATAAAATCTTAGCAGAAGAAGCACTAATCAAACTTCTTACAATCTCTCCTAATAATCTAGAAGCAAAAAATTTACTAGAAGAATTAAAAAAAAGCAACAGCAAACCTTGA
- a CDS encoding bactofilin family protein, which yields MNALKLKHSFLEVSMSIDSLEFEESNTQNVIKKNFEFEGYIESNKPIIIEGKLKGLINSSNSIYLREKADVEAEIKCQHLLNHGKIKGNIEALKTIKIYKTGKLIGNIKTKELFIDSGAIFKGNCEMKDLEE from the coding sequence ATGAATGCTTTAAAATTAAAGCATTCATTTTTAGAGGTTTCAATGAGCATAGATAGCTTAGAATTCGAAGAAAGCAATACTCAAAATGTAATAAAAAAAAATTTTGAATTTGAAGGATATATTGAAAGCAATAAGCCAATAATAATAGAAGGAAAGCTAAAAGGCTTAATAAACTCATCAAACTCAATCTATCTAAGGGAAAAAGCTGATGTTGAAGCTGAAATAAAATGCCAACATTTGCTAAATCATGGCAAAATAAAAGGAAATATTGAAGCTTTAAAAACAATTAAAATCTATAAAACAGGTAAATTAATAGGGAATATTAAAACCAAAGAACTTTTTATTGACTCTGGAGCAATATTTAAAGGGAATTGCGAAATGAAGGATTTAGAAGAATGA
- a CDS encoding Bax inhibitor-1/YccA family protein, translating into MIDLTQEKQEILIKNKFLAKVFGLMSIGLLISAMFAYATSENQTIKAIIFSNSMSFMAIILIQFGLVYAISGALNKISSNTAIALFLLYSALTGVTLSSIFMIYTQGSIVFTFGITAGTFLGMSVYGYTTTTDLTKMGSYLIMGLWGIIIASLVNMFFRSSGLNFLISILGVIIFTGLTAYDVQNISKMDKMLQDNTEIKNRMAVVASLKLYLDFINLFLYLLRFLGQRRND; encoded by the coding sequence ATGATCGATTTAACACAAGAAAAACAAGAAATACTAATAAAAAACAAGTTTTTAGCCAAAGTTTTCGGGCTTATGTCAATTGGACTTTTAATATCAGCAATGTTTGCATATGCAACCTCAGAAAATCAAACAATCAAAGCAATAATATTCTCAAATTCAATGTCATTTATGGCTATAATACTTATACAATTTGGGCTTGTATATGCAATAAGTGGTGCTCTTAATAAAATATCAAGCAATACTGCAATAGCTCTTTTCTTGCTCTACTCAGCACTAACAGGAGTAACATTATCTTCTATATTTATGATTTATACACAAGGATCAATAGTATTCACATTCGGAATTACTGCTGGAACATTTCTTGGAATGTCTGTTTATGGATACACTACAACAACAGATCTAACAAAAATGGGAAGCTATCTGATAATGGGCCTATGGGGAATCATTATTGCATCTCTTGTTAATATGTTTTTTAGAAGCTCAGGTCTTAATTTCCTTATATCTATTTTAGGCGTAATCATATTTACAGGCCTAACAGCTTATGACGTTCAAAATATTTCTAAAATGGATAAAATGCTACAAGACAACACTGAAATAAAAAACAGAATGGCAGTTGTAGCCTCACTTAAACTTTATTTGGATTTTATAAATTTATTCTTATATCTTTTAAGATTTTTGGGCCAAAGAAGAAACGACTAA
- the fusA gene encoding elongation factor G, whose protein sequence is MDYNKLRNIGISAHIDSGKTTLTERILFYCNKIHAIHEVKGKDGVGATMDSMELERERGITIASAATHVEWKDFPINIIDTPGHVDFTIEVERSLRVLDGAILVLDSVAGVQSQSITVDRQLKRYSVPRLAFVNKCDKTGANPYNVKDQLRSKLDLNSVLMQIPIGLEDKHIGVIDLILMKAYYFEGKDGTEIIEKEIPLDLLEEAKSKRGIMLDALSDFNDELMELHMEGKDIPIEIIYNATRTGTLALKLCPVFMGSAYKNKGVQLLLDAVTKFLPSPHDIKNTALDLNNNEKEIDLKIDNELPTVALAFKLEDGQYGQLTYVRIYQGILKKGQELINSRTSKKFKVGRLIRMHANNTEDIEFGGSGDIVALFGIECASGDTFCDPSISYSMTSMFIPDPVISLSVKPKDKKSADNMAKALGRFTKEDPTFKTYVDIESNETIIQGMGELHLEVYIERMKREFKAEVETGMPQVAYRETITRKAEFNYTHKKQSGGAGQFGRVAGFMEPLNKEGETYEFVNLIKGGVIPTEYIPSCDKGFQKAMERGTLIGFPIVDIKITINDGQYHIVDSSDIAFQLAAIGAFREAYEKAKPTILEPIMKVTLEGPTEFQGNMFGLLNQRRGIITGSLEDGSFSKVEAEVPLSEMFGFSTVLRSSTQGKAEFSMEFLKYGKVPSAIFDELRKKFNDQNKS, encoded by the coding sequence ATGGACTACAACAAATTACGAAACATAGGTATTAGCGCGCACATCGACTCAGGAAAAACTACCCTTACAGAACGCATTCTTTTTTATTGCAATAAAATTCATGCAATTCACGAAGTAAAAGGCAAAGATGGAGTTGGCGCAACAATGGACTCAATGGAACTTGAAAGAGAAAGAGGAATCACAATAGCATCAGCCGCAACTCACGTTGAATGGAAAGATTTTCCAATAAATATTATTGATACACCCGGACACGTAGATTTTACAATTGAAGTTGAAAGATCTCTTAGAGTGCTTGACGGAGCAATATTAGTTCTTGATTCTGTTGCAGGAGTTCAATCCCAATCAATAACTGTTGATCGACAACTTAAAAGATATAGTGTGCCGCGACTTGCATTTGTAAACAAGTGCGATAAAACCGGAGCAAATCCCTACAATGTAAAAGATCAACTAAGATCAAAGCTTGACTTAAACTCCGTTTTAATGCAAATCCCAATTGGATTAGAAGACAAACATATTGGGGTAATAGACCTTATATTAATGAAAGCCTACTATTTTGAGGGAAAAGATGGAACAGAAATAATAGAAAAAGAAATACCCTTAGATCTCCTAGAAGAAGCAAAAAGCAAACGGGGAATAATGCTTGATGCTCTTTCCGACTTTAATGATGAACTTATGGAATTGCACATGGAAGGAAAAGATATACCTATTGAGATAATATACAATGCGACTAGAACAGGAACATTGGCTTTAAAATTATGCCCTGTATTTATGGGATCTGCTTATAAAAACAAAGGAGTGCAATTGCTCTTAGATGCTGTAACCAAATTTTTACCATCCCCTCATGATATAAAAAACACCGCTCTTGACCTCAATAATAATGAAAAAGAAATCGATCTTAAAATTGACAACGAACTCCCAACTGTTGCTCTTGCATTTAAACTTGAAGACGGTCAATACGGACAATTAACCTATGTCAGAATCTATCAAGGAATTTTAAAAAAAGGACAAGAACTTATCAACTCAAGAACTTCTAAAAAATTCAAAGTGGGAAGACTTATCAGAATGCACGCCAATAATACAGAAGATATTGAATTTGGAGGAAGTGGCGACATTGTTGCTTTATTTGGAATAGAATGTGCATCAGGAGATACATTTTGTGATCCATCGATTAGCTATTCAATGACATCAATGTTTATTCCAGATCCAGTGATTTCTCTTTCTGTAAAACCGAAAGACAAAAAATCTGCTGACAATATGGCTAAAGCCCTTGGAAGATTTACAAAAGAAGATCCAACATTTAAAACTTATGTTGACATTGAATCAAACGAAACAATAATTCAAGGCATGGGAGAACTACACTTAGAAGTTTACATTGAAAGAATGAAAAGAGAGTTCAAAGCAGAAGTCGAAACCGGAATGCCGCAAGTAGCCTATAGAGAAACAATTACAAGAAAAGCTGAATTCAACTATACTCACAAAAAGCAATCTGGAGGAGCCGGTCAGTTTGGACGAGTTGCAGGGTTTATGGAACCTCTTAATAAAGAAGGAGAGACATACGAATTTGTTAATCTAATAAAAGGAGGAGTAATCCCAACCGAATACATTCCATCATGTGACAAAGGCTTCCAAAAAGCAATGGAAAGGGGAACGTTAATTGGCTTTCCAATAGTTGACATAAAAATCACAATCAATGATGGCCAATATCACATTGTTGACTCATCTGATATTGCATTCCAATTAGCAGCAATTGGTGCTTTTAGAGAGGCCTATGAAAAAGCAAAGCCTACAATCCTTGAACCAATAATGAAAGTTACTCTTGAAGGACCTACCGAATTTCAAGGTAATATGTTTGGACTTTTAAACCAAAGAAGAGGAATAATAACAGGTTCGCTAGAAGATGGAAGTTTTTCAAAAGTTGAGGCTGAGGTGCCCTTAAGCGAAATGTTTGGATTTTCAACAGTCCTTAGATCCTCTACCCAAGGAAAAGCAGAATTCTCAATGGAATTTTTAAAGTATGGAAAAGTTCCAAGCGCTATATTTGATGAACTTCGCAAAAAATTTAACGATCAAAACAAATCTTAA
- a CDS encoding KTSC domain-containing protein — protein sequence METLTISNELSKISQVGYDSSVSELSVFFKDGRAYKYFKIEPRHFSAISKLVEDRRSVGKYLTENVFNKYDQEKL from the coding sequence TTGGAAACTTTAACAATATCTAATGAATTGAGCAAAATATCACAGGTAGGGTACGATTCTTCTGTGTCTGAGCTTTCTGTATTTTTTAAGGATGGAAGAGCTTATAAGTATTTTAAGATTGAACCAAGGCATTTTAGTGCAATATCTAAACTTGTTGAGGACAGAAGATCAGTTGGCAAATATTTAACAGAAAATGTATTTAACAAGTATGACCAGGAAAAGCTTTAA
- a CDS encoding tetratricopeptide repeat protein, which translates to MYKLFFIVIFVLSCSSIFKEYQNISGEYYKLAKLNEELGNDETSVLLYEKSIKFNINAGDDSSYNFILACINLKKYVEAELKLNSIIKEDPENILLINLKGYLLFKKNDLDNALIYYLKTLEFAPANKEALFNIFYIYHLKSDKKNAKKYILKYKELNHPIPSSTEEIVSSVLKS; encoded by the coding sequence ATGTATAAATTGTTTTTTATTGTTATTTTTGTATTGTCTTGCAGTTCTATTTTTAAGGAATATCAAAACATATCAGGTGAATATTATAAGCTTGCTAAATTAAATGAAGAGCTTGGCAATGATGAGACTTCTGTTTTACTTTATGAAAAATCTATTAAATTTAATATTAATGCTGGTGATGATTCAAGTTACAATTTTATTTTAGCTTGCATTAATTTGAAAAAATATGTAGAGGCTGAGTTGAAGCTTAATTCTATTATAAAAGAAGATCCAGAAAATATTTTGTTAATTAATCTTAAGGGATATTTGCTATTTAAGAAAAATGATTTGGATAATGCTTTGATTTATTATTTGAAAACTTTAGAATTTGCGCCTGCAAATAAAGAGGCTTTATTTAATATTTTTTACATTTATCATTTAAAAAGTGATAAAAAAAATGCAAAAAAATATATCTTAAAATATAAAGAGCTAAATCATCCTATACCAAGCAGTACAGAAGAAATAGTTTCTTCTGTACTTAAGAGCTAA
- the prs gene encoding ribose-phosphate diphosphokinase — translation MNLLKKKSIGIIACPGGRVFASKIIEELERIFINIENEIIDSICQDSKALKEEIFKLEKVLSPFLEGLSLSTLKSNKEPLEIPVKFVKFANGEFKTEILKTIRNKDIFIVQDVANTYEVEINSSEKIIMTVNDHIMNLMTTIDACMQAKANSVSVIIPSYPYSRQDKKHSRECLTASLIGRFLEELGIRHILTLDIHSKAIENVFRKVYFENLNVSYEIFNSLKDLIDIRDSNLVIVSPDTGAVSRNKFFASSLKSPLALLYKERDYSRVSNDVVDSNISVTKLLGDVEGKNVFMSDDMLATGGTLIKAMKLLKSMGAKKIICGISLPFFNGDAIKYFDKAYEEGFFYKIIGTNAVCHSDELINKPWYHEANVAPLFAEAIFAIYNKVGLQKILDRKDDIQKLITKS, via the coding sequence GTGAATTTACTTAAAAAAAAATCAATAGGAATTATTGCTTGTCCTGGGGGTAGGGTTTTTGCTAGTAAAATAATAGAAGAGCTTGAAAGAATATTTATAAACATTGAAAATGAGATCATAGATAGTATATGTCAAGATTCTAAAGCTTTAAAGGAAGAAATTTTTAAGCTTGAAAAAGTTCTATCTCCTTTTTTGGAAGGTCTTAGTTTATCTACTCTTAAAAGCAACAAAGAGCCTTTAGAAATTCCTGTAAAATTTGTTAAATTTGCCAATGGTGAATTTAAAACTGAAATTTTAAAAACAATTAGGAATAAGGATATTTTTATTGTTCAAGATGTTGCCAATACTTATGAAGTTGAGATAAACAGTAGTGAAAAAATAATTATGACAGTTAATGATCACATAATGAATTTAATGACAACAATAGATGCTTGCATGCAGGCTAAAGCCAATTCTGTCAGTGTTATTATTCCGTCTTATCCTTATTCAAGGCAAGATAAAAAGCATTCAAGAGAATGTTTAACAGCAAGTCTTATTGGAAGATTTTTAGAAGAGTTGGGAATTAGACATATTTTAACCTTGGATATTCATTCAAAGGCTATTGAGAATGTATTTAGAAAAGTTTATTTTGAAAATTTAAATGTTTCTTATGAAATCTTTAATTCTCTTAAGGATTTAATCGATATTAGAGATTCTAATTTAGTTATTGTTTCACCTGATACAGGTGCTGTAAGTAGAAATAAATTTTTTGCATCAAGTCTTAAGAGTCCCCTTGCTTTGCTTTATAAGGAGAGAGATTATTCAAGAGTTTCAAATGATGTTGTTGATTCAAATATTTCTGTAACCAAGCTTTTAGGAGATGTTGAAGGTAAGAATGTTTTTATGAGTGATGATATGTTAGCTACTGGGGGCACTTTGATTAAGGCAATGAAATTGCTTAAAAGCATGGGCGCTAAAAAGATTATATGTGGGATTAGTTTGCCGTTTTTTAATGGAGATGCTATTAAATATTTTGACAAAGCTTATGAAGAGGGGTTTTTTTATAAAATAATTGGAACGAATGCTGTTTGCCATAGTGATGAGTTGATAAATAAGCCTTGGTATCATGAAGCTAATGTTGCGCCTCTTTTTGCGGAGGCAATATTTGCAATTTATAATAAAGTTGGTTTACAAAAAATTCTTGATAGAAAGGATGATATTCAAAAATTGATTACTAAGAGTTAG